Part of the Candidatus Desulfatibia profunda genome, ACACGCTCAAGATTGTGACGGACGCCGATTTCAAAGTCGTTGGGGTCATGAGCCGGGGTGACCTTTAACGCTCCGGTACCAAAGGACATGTTGACATATTTATCCTGGATGATGGGAATAATTCTGTTCATCAAGGGCAGAACGACCTTGCGGTTTTCGATACCCTGATAGCGTTCATCGTCGGGATTTACGGCCACGGCCGTATCACCCAGCATGGTTTCGGGTCGGGTCGTTGCAATCACGACACCGCCTTTATCGTCCTCAAACGGATAAAAAAAGTGGTATAAGTGGCCGTCGTGCTCTTCATGATCGACCTCAAGATCGGCCAGGGCCGTGGAGCAGCGATGGCACCAGTTAATGATATAATTGCCGCGATAGATCAGGCCTTCATGATACAGCTGCACAAACACCTTGCGCACCGCTGTTGACAGCCCTTCATCCATGGTAAAGCGTTCCCGCTGCCAGTCGCATGAAGCGCCGAGGCGCTTGAGCTGATTGATAATTGCACTGCCATATTTCTCACGCCATTCCCAGACCGCTTCGATAAATGTTTCCCTACCCAGGCGGTGGCGATCCAGCCCTTCGTCGGCCAGCTTTTTTTCGACAACGTTCTGGGTGGCAATGCCGGCATGGTCGGTACCCGGCATCCACAGGACGTTGTCTCCGCGCAACCTCCGGTAGCGGCAAAGGATATCCTGCAGCGTATTGTTTAAGGCATGACCCATGTGGAGCACGCCGGTAACATTCGGTGGCGGAATTACGATGGAATAGCCCGGCTTTTCGCTCTGCTCCTTTGCTGAAAACAGCTGCTGGCTTTCCCAGAAATCGTACCAGCGCTTTTCAACGTCATGGGGCTGATAGCCTTTGTCAAGCAGATTGGAACTCATATACAAATACTCCTTAGCCTAACGTGCTTGGGGTTCGATGGTTTTAGTCAAACTCGGCTTTTAAAATTGAAAAAGGGGATTAAGAATAATCCCCGGTCTGTTTACAACTCGTTTTATCGTACCGATTTAGACGCTAATCGGCAGGATGAACGTGTTGCTCATGGTCGCGGTTATTGATCGTTGCCCGATGCTTCTTCCAGCAGGATACTCTTTAATCGATCGATTTCTTTGGTAACGGTTTTTTCAATGACTTCGACAAGGACGCGATCGATTTTATCGTAGAACATTTTCCTGATCACACGCTCTAAAGCCGCATCCAGTTGCTCGCCGGATATAGCCACACCTTCGGGCAGGGCCGCATCCATTGCTTTGTCAGCCTCGGATACAACTTCATCAGCCTGTTCCTCCTCGATTTCCATTCCAAGTGAGTCGACAAAATCATCTTCTTCATGATCGATGCCCAAATCATCACCAAAGTCATCTTCCAGCTCAACCGTTGCCGCCAAGGGATCGGCTTCCATACCGGGATCTGTTTCATCGTCTGTCGAAGGTTCATCAACTTCTTCGATAAAGTCGATGAGTTCTTCCGAAGCTTCCGGTGTCTCGACAACTTCATCTGTGAGGTCCAAAATGGGCTCGTCATCTTCGGGTATTGCACCTTCCATGGCTTGATCGGGCTTATTGTTCTTGTTCATGTAACCCCCGTCTGCTGTGACGTGTCGTTAAATGGTTATCTGCCATCAAAACCATCAAAAAATCGAGAAAATTTAACACACTACCTTCAGCGTGTCAAGCCAATTGATTTATTTGCCAAATTCGTCAAAAAATGATTTATACAAGAGAACTTTCATTCATTATACGTCTATGCGCTATTTTTTTATCGAACAGCCGGCCGTCGTCGGCCCGACAGCATTGATCACCGGTGCGGATGCCAGGCATATCAAAACCGTATTGCGTCTGAAACCCGGTGATACGATCGGGCTGTTCGACGGCAAGGGGTTTGAGTACAAAGCCCGCATCGTGGCCATGTCTTCGGCCAAAGTCGAGGTGTCGGTGATTCAATGCTTCCCGGCAGCCGCCGAGTCGCCGGTTCAGATCATCGTTGCCCAGGCGTTTTTAAAAGAAAAGAAGATGGATACCCTGATCAGGCAACTCACCGAACTTGGCATAACCGGATGGACACCTTTTTTTGCGGAGCGCTCGGTGCCCAGACCGGATAAAAAGCAGCTTTCGGCGCGCACGCAGCGATGGAAAAAAATTGCCAAAGAGGCCCTCAAGCAGTGCAAGCGCGGCCGCATTCCGGAAATCGGGGAAACCGCATCTTTTGAAGGTGTGTTAAATCAAAGTGAACCCTATGACCTTAAAATCGCTTTCTGGGAAGACGAACCCGCGCCGGTCAATGCCTTCCTGCCGAAGCCCGGGCGGCAGATTAATACCATTTTTGTGCTGCTGGGGCCTGAGGGCGGTTTTACCGTCCAGGAAATGGAACGTGCCAGGGCCCGGGGGTTTGTAACCGCCGGCTTGGGCCCCCGCATCTTGAGAGCCGAAACAGCGACAATAGCAGCCTGTGTTCTGCTGCAATATCTTTACGGCGATATGGGAAAAATCTCTTGACAAAGACATGCGCTTTTAATAGCTAAAATAGTCTGTTTTAGCTAATGCCCATCCACGAGTGGCTCTTTTACGCGATTTTGGCGTTGGGCGGCGTGATTTGAATCCTCGAAATAGCCCGCTATTCCTGTGGTTCAAATCTGTCGCCCGCCTTGAACTCGCGTAAAATCCCTCATCCGTGGAAGGACAATAGTTAGCCGAGGTAGCTCAGTCGGTAGAGCAGGGGACTGAAAATCCCCGTGTCGGCAGTTCAATTCTGTCCCTCGGCACCAATAAAATGTAATGAGAAGAAGGGGTTAGCCGCAGCACCGGTTAGCCCCTTTTTCTATGGTTTGCCGTCCGTGTGAGAATCCGTGTGAGACTTTTCCCTGGCACGTTCGAAAGTAGCCATTGCTTGACGTTCCAAATCGCCAATGCTGTGAAGGTAGATCTCGGTAGTTTTCCGGTTTTTGTGGCCAAGTATCCGCTGAATGGCTCCGATGGGCACATTGTTGCCATCCATGGTCGAGGCCCCGGAATGCCGGATAGGATGAAATCGAAAATATCTGACGCCAGCCTTATCACATAAACGTCTCATAAGCTTTTTACGGTCGCCAAAGGGGCCTTCCACGAACCTTCCCTTTTTCCGGCTCCAGTATCGATGCCAGAAAACCCATGGTTTGTCTGAGGCACGGTTTTCAAACCGAGATTTAAGCACCTCATACATCTTCTGAGTCATCGGAACTTTTCTTGGTGTAAGATGGCCGCCTTTCTTTTTCCGGGTGTACAAAATGATGAACCGGGCCTCCAAATTAACGTCCTCCCAGAGAAGCCGGTTTATTTCGCTCACCCGGGCCATCGTTTCCCTTATTGTCCATAGGAAATCCTGGTTGTCTGGATCGGCGACAGCAATTACCTTGTCGATATCCTCATTGGTTGGAACGTATTTAACTTTTTTTTCAACCGGGAAAAAATCGAACCCTTCAGTGGGGTTAAAAGTAATGAGTTGTTTGTGAATGCCATAGTTGAAAGTAGCTCGCAAATACCGAAGGTCCTTATTCGCTGTGAAGGCTGAAATTTTCCGCCTTTGCAACAGGTGCTGCTGGACCATCGCAGTTGTTATATCTCCGCACATTAAGTCACCCCAATTTTTTGACCATCGCCGACACAGATACAAATAGGAACGGTAATGCTCATCTGAATTATAGGCTTTCACATGATCAAGCCGGAGATTAACCAGGTCCAAGAAGACCATGTCGGTTGGCATCTCCGCAACTGGCCTTGGGTTTTTCACCTCCTTTCGTTTTTCGGCCTCGGCCTGTTTGGCCTCTGTTTTTGTTTTGAACCAGGCTTCCGTGTACCTGATTTCCTGGTGGATGAAGTCGTATCTCCAGCCCTTGCCTTTGACAAAATATACGCTCATAGAGGTCCTCCTTTGCTGGAAAGAAAAGTGAACCTCCGAGCTTCCTACCGCCCAGCATCTCCGCATTTTTATAAACCCAACTCAGGCTTTTACGTAGATATTGAGCTGTTTCCTCGGGGGTTAATATAGTTTTTTCTCCAGCCACTGTCAATTTGCCTTTAACTTTTGATTGAGTTCAGACTTGAAGCGTCTGCGTCGTCCTATTAAGTAAGGAACGACATAAGGCGTCGCGGCTGGGACAAAAGGTGTCTTATGGCAAAAAAAATAATTGGGGGTTGGATTTTTTGGAATTTAAGCGGTTGGCCGGTATAGATGATATAAATAAAATGTAGGGTAAGTATACCAGGCAGATATGATCTTTATGTAAACCATTCAATATCTTTATCGGGGTTGTAACATTGATACTCAGCATTTATAGGACGTAAAGCGTCAAAAAAATGAACAAAGGCTTCTTCATCATATTTTTTGGTAGTGGGTCAGTTTGGTTTTTCTCTGGCATGAAAGGTGCTTAAATAGAGTTTCAGTCAATTGTTTAATTATTAAACAATCTTAACTGGGATAAAATATTTTGACAATATCTTATAAAATTGATTATAATAAAACTAAAGTATTTTAAAATTTTAACCGATAAAA contains:
- a CDS encoding 16S rRNA (uracil(1498)-N(3))-methyltransferase; translation: MRYFFIEQPAVVGPTALITGADARHIKTVLRLKPGDTIGLFDGKGFEYKARIVAMSSAKVEVSVIQCFPAAAESPVQIIVAQAFLKEKKMDTLIRQLTELGITGWTPFFAERSVPRPDKKQLSARTQRWKKIAKEALKQCKRGRIPEIGETASFEGVLNQSEPYDLKIAFWEDEPAPVNAFLPKPGRQINTIFVLLGPEGGFTVQEMERARARGFVTAGLGPRILRAETATIAACVLLQYLYGDMGKIS
- a CDS encoding site-specific integrase — encoded protein: MSVYFVKGKGWRYDFIHQEIRYTEAWFKTKTEAKQAEAEKRKEVKNPRPVAEMPTDMVFLDLVNLRLDHVKAYNSDEHYRSYLYLCRRWSKNWGDLMCGDITTAMVQQHLLQRRKISAFTANKDLRYLRATFNYGIHKQLITFNPTEGFDFFPVEKKVKYVPTNEDIDKVIAVADPDNQDFLWTIRETMARVSEINRLLWEDVNLEARFIILYTRKKKGGHLTPRKVPMTQKMYEVLKSRFENRASDKPWVFWHRYWSRKKGRFVEGPFGDRKKLMRRLCDKAGVRYFRFHPIRHSGASTMDGNNVPIGAIQRILGHKNRKTTEIYLHSIGDLERQAMATFERAREKSHTDSHTDGKP